Part of the Nitrospirae bacterium CG2_30_53_67 genome, CTCGCCGCCGGTCTGGATTTGTTCTTGCATCTGCATGATTCTGTAACGGAGCTTCTCATTCTCATCCATCAGCTCTTTGGTGAATTCGGCTCCTTTATAAAAGACCTGAAGAAACTCTTCTCCCTTATGCCGGGGCCATTCTCCTGGGATTTTTTTCTCCGTCATAAAATCATAACTCCTTGCATTGGGTCTTTATCTCCATGCCCCCTTTGAACCGGGAGAAGGGGAACCTGTATCGGATGCGATTGTGTTATAGGATCGTATAGGTCTATGCTATCCCAAAAGTCCATAATAATCAAGAAAATTAAACAGTTATAGGTTGTCCCCGCTGCAGATGGATAAAATCTTGTCCGTGATGTCTCCCAGGCCGAGAATATGGTCAACGACCCCTTCTTTGATCGCTTCAGCCGGCATCCCGAAGACGATGGCCGTCTCCTCGGACTCGGCTATGGTTTCCCCGTTCATTTGCTTGATGGCCTTCATGCCGAGTTTCCCGTCATCCCCCATACCGGTCAGAAGGACCCCCAATGTCCGGCTTCCATAAATGGCGGAGGAGGATTCCATCATGGCATTGACCGAGGGGACGAACTTATCCTGTTCTCTCTGCGGGCCGAGGGTGACGCGGACGATGCCGTTATACTTTTTGAGGGTCATGTTCATCCCGCCCGGCGCGATCAGAACAAGGCCCGGGCGGACTTCATCCCCCTCTTCGGCTTCTTTGACGTCCAGTGCGCACGATTCGTGCAGGCGCTCGGCAAAGAAGTGGGTAAAGCTTGGAGGCATGTGCTGGACCACGGCAACGGCTGAAGGAAAGTTTGCCGGCAGCCGCGTCAGAATCGTCTGCAGGGCGGGAGGGCCGCCCGTGGATGCGCCGATCGCCACCAGGTCGATTTGAGATTTTGAAGCCGAAGCAAGAACCGGCGCCTCCTTCACCCGTTGAACCCGGCGGGAATCCAGCCGGTCCGTGATTTTGTCTATCTTAAGGCTTCGAAGCGCCGTAAGTTTCTCGATGAGCGTCTCCTGGATGAAGGAGAGCTCCGGGCTGATCTTCCGGGTCGGTTTTACAATAAAGTCAACAGCGCCGAGATCCAGGGCCTTCAGAATATTCTCCTCGGCGCCTGCAGAGCTGATGATCATGACGGGCGTGGGCTGGTTGTGCATGAGCCAGCGAAGGAACGTGAACCCGTCCATCTCCGGCATCTCAAGATCGAGTGTAATAAAATTCGGCTTAAGACGGATAGCCATGGTAATGGCTTCCTGCCCATTGTAGGCGGTGCCCACCACCTCTGAATCCGGCAAAGAGTTCAGGGCGTTCGAGATGAGGCGCATCGAATAAGCGGAATCATCCACCACCAGGGCCCGAATATGTTTCAAGGACATTTTCTCCGGCATCTCTTGGTCTTTCCTTCTAATATCCGGTTCTTCTCCCATCTATCGGGTGAAAAAGGTTACGCTTCGCGTGTACCGCTTTTCTCCATTTTTGTCGTTAGATCCCGGCATCTCCTTGAATCTATTCTTGACGGGCCGGGACCGTCTGCGACGGCTGCTACACTGAAGTATCTTGGGGTCCCAGGGGTCCAGGGGTCAAGGATTCAAGTGAAATACTGAAACACAAGCAAAATCTCCAGAGAAAAACCCTTAAACCCTAGAACCCCCGGCCCCTTATTTTTTTAGCACTTCACTTGACCCCTGGAATCCTTGAACCCTTGACCCCTGATTTTTTCACCCACTCACGGCTTCTGGTACACCATGTCGTTTTTCAGGTGTTTGAGACGGAACGCCGTGGACAGGTTGATCAGGGATTCCGAATGACCGACGAGGAGGTAGCCTCCTCCGTTCAGTTGTCTCTCAAAATGCGATATGACGTTCTTTTTGGCTTCCTGATCGAAATAGATGATGACGTTCCTGCAGAAGATGACATCCATCTTCCCGAGCAGAAATATCTTGGTGCTGTCGAAAAGGTTCAGGTATCCGAAATTGACCAGTTTTCTTACCGGGTCGATGATCCTCTTTTTATCATTGGCATCCATAAAGTATCTCCTGATGTATTCTTCCTTGGTGGTCCTGAAAGAAGACTTGCCGTATTCTCCTTTCCTCGCAACCTGCAGGACGCGGTGGCTGATGTCGCTTGCGAAGATTTCGACGTCCCATCCGCTGAAGAGTTGAGATTCGAGAATGAGCATGGCGATGGTATGGGGCTCCTCGCCGGTTGAACATCCTGCGCTCCAGATCCTGAGAGACCGGTCCCCCTGCTTCATCTTCTTCTCCTTGAGTTCCTGGAGGATCTCTTCAGAGAACGCCTTGAGCTGTTGTTCCTCTCTGAAGAAGTAGGTCTCATTGATCGTCAGGATATCTATGATGGAGCTGAGTTCATCGGATCGGTTCTTATCGTACATGAGGAAATAGTAATAATCCTGGAAATCCCTGAGCTGGTGCATGGAGACACGGTTGGACAGGCGCTTCTCAAAAAAGTATTTTGAGTTGTCGTCGAATGTAAGGCCGCAAAACTTGTAAATGAGCTCTCTCATCAACCGATAGGTGGAGTCGCTCATGGAATAGGTCTGATCGAACATCTAATTCCTCGTCAGCTTCTGCACGGCGATCTCGGCGGTCTTCCGTATCAGCGGATCCGGATCGTTCTTGATGATATCTTTAAGATAGAGCAAGGCCCGAGGATCTCCCAGAAGGCCCATGGCCTCCACCGTTGCGTTCCGTTCACTCCAGTCGGAGGAATCGAGCAGGTAAAGCAGGGATTCGAAAGCGGCAGGGTTCCCGTTCTTTCCGAGGGCCAGGATGGCCGCCCTTCGGATTTCCTTGTCCGTGTGTTCCAGTTTCTTGAGCAGGACCGGGAATACACGCCGGTCCTTTTTCCCGGCTAAAACCTCGATGATCGCGATCTCTACCGGAGGAATATTTTCTTTTAGCATGGGGATCAGGGCGTCCAGGGCCTTGTCGTTTCCGATCTTCCCGAGTCCCTTCACGGCGGCACACCGGATCCAGATGTTTTCGTCCTGAAGGATCGAGGTCAGGACCCGGACGGCCTCGTCGGTTTGGAAATGACCCAGGGCCATGGCTGCTGAAAGACGGACGTCCGGCTCTTCGTCGGAAAGGGCATGGATCATCCCTTCCTGAGCCCGGCCGCCCCCGATTCGGCCGAGGGCCGTAGCCGCCGCTTTTCTCACATCGGGGTCTTCGTCCTTCAGGGCAAAGACCAGAGGATCCACAGCCTCCTTAACGCACAGATCGCCGAGCAGGATGGCGGCGTTCTTGCGGTATAGGACGCTCGGGTCCGAAAGGAGTGAGATCAGCCTCGGGATGCATGACCGATCTCCGATTTCATGCAAGGCCATGACGGCCGCATTCTGGACGTCGGGATAAGGATCGTTGAGCAGGGGAATGATCTGTTCTACAGTGATCGGATCCTTCAACATCCCGAGCGCCATGGCAGCCGACTGCCTGACGTGACCGTTCTTGTCCTTGAGCATGGGGATCAGTCTGCGCACGGTCTTGACGTTTCCGATCCGGCCGATGACATGCGCCGCCCCTTTTCTGATTAATTCGTCCGGGTGGTCCAGCGCCTGAATCAGTTCCTGTTCAGCCGAGGCCCCGATATGCTGAAGGGCCTCGATCGTGACCTCGTGGAAATCGAGATCACCCAGGATATCGATCAGATAATGGACGCACTTGGGATCCCCGAGAAGCCCGATCATCCGGATTGCCGCCAACCGTATGGAAGGATCATCCTCCTGTATCGCCTCGATGAGGCCGTCCACGCCTTCACCGCCTACGGATTCCCTGAATTTTTGAAGCGTTTCCGTCCCTTCGGGAGAGCGTTTCATGATCTCGGCCACCCCGACCACGGCCGCATTACGCACGATCCGTTTTTTGTCCTGAATAAACGGGACGATGGCGGGGAGCGCCTCCGGATTGCCGAGCCTCCCTAACGCCTCCACGACCGGTTTTCTGAGCGCCCGGTCAGGGATGAAGGCCAAGAGGCGGGAGACGGCCCGGTCATCCCCCAGTTTCCCTATGGCCTCGATGGCGGAGAACTTGAGCAGGAAATCGTCTCCGGAGAGGACATCGAGGAGCGGGTCCAGAGCCTTCGCGTCTCCGATCTTGCCGAGGTTTTCCGCGGCGGACGCACGGACGTTCTCGCTGGTGTCCTTGAGGGCCTCGATGATGGGCTCCACGCTTCTGGGATCCCGGATATCCCCCAAAATATCGATGGCAAACTTCCGGATATCGTGATCCGGGTCCTTCACCGCATGGCAAAGAGAAGGAACTGCCGCAGATCCGATACGGATCAAGGCCTCCGCGGCCGAGTTTCTCATCCCGGCATTGTCCTCGGAGCGCAGGGCGAGGATCAGATTCGAGATCACCTCCTCGATATCGGGCATCTGTAACAGGGACTGGATGGACGCCTTTCTGATCCTCCAGTTCCCGTCCCCCAGCAGCCGGGTCAGAGGAATAATGACACGCCTGTCCTGAAGCCGGCCCATTTTCTCCGCCGCTCCCCTCCGGACCTCCGGATCCCCTGATTCGATCTCTTTTAAAAGCGCTTCTAATTGATCAGACACGGGTTTCCTCCATAGTAGAGATAAATCGCTCAAGCCGTTCAAAGGGTTCAAACTGGTCAAATTACGAAATCCCATGCACGGTCCTGTTTTTATTCATCAGGGCTTCAATTTCATTCTGAAGCAGCCTTCTGCAGTAATCCGGCTGGAACTCCGTAAACCGCTGCTTCATCATCTCCGCGCCCTCCTGCAGTTCCGGGGCCAGTCTCTTTTCAAGATCGCCGTTTCTGATCCCCTCTTCCACCTTCTTCTGGTTGTAAAGTGCGATATCGGAGATGATGATCCTGGCCAGCCGCTTGCTCTTGTTCCTGACCTCTTCAGGCAAGGTCTCCTCGAATGTCCGTTCTTCAACCCCTGACTTCCGGACGGGTTCCACCCTGGCCGCCTCCTCTCGGAACCGGCCGGGCAGAAGGTTTCGCACCTTGTAGAGAAGTTTATCCTGGATATGATGGGCTTCGATGTAGTCGTCGGCGCCGTACAGGGATTCGGGTAATCTCTTGTAGCGGGCCTTGTCGTAGACGGCCGTTAAAAGGATGATGCGGATGTCCTGCGTCAGGGGGTCCGACTTCAGGATCTCCGCCAGCTCAAAACCGAATATCTTCGGCAGCGCCACATCCAGGATGACCAGGGAGGGATGAAGCCGGCGGATCTTTTCAAGCGCCTCTTCACCGTCTTTCGCAAAGATGAGATCAAAAGGTTCCATCTCAAAGAGATCCCTGATGGATGAGCAGAAGTCCGCGTCTTCCTTCCCGACCAGGATCCTCGGCCTTTCCGATGCAATGGTAAAGACATGCTTGCAGCGGGAGCAGCGCAGACGGATCTCCCGTTTGGTGAACTTGGACGGATCGATCTTGTAGCGGGCCCCGCATTGCTCACATTGTATAATCATGAAAAACTCCATGTCAAAAGCCGGACGGTCAGGCCGTTTCTCTCTCCGAAAGGGCCATCATCTCTTCGATGCCCGCATAGTCTTTGTCCTCGGCAGGGATAAAGCAGTTATACTCGTATTCGACGGCTTTAATAATATTCCGATCCTCGGTCTTCTCCTCGTCCAGATGGAGCAGGGCCTGGGTAAGCGCCTCCGCTGTTTCCGGATCAAGGTCCTGCCTGACGCAGAAATTGAACTCCGGGATGTCGTCGGAGACTTTCAGTATCTTCAGACCTTTGGAGACGAACTTGTTGGCCATGGGCTCCAGCAGACCGCCGGCATCTACGTCCCCGTTGACAATCGCCCAGGCCACTGCATCATGGCGGCCGAGAAATGTGTATTCCCTCAATTCCGAAAGGGGAATATTTTCTTTGAGCAGCATGGCCTTCGGCACGAGATAGCTGGACGTGGATTTTTTGTCGCCGAACCCGAATTTCTTCCCTTTGATTTCAGAAACCGACCGGATATGAGAGACCTCCCTGACGGCAATCACGGAACGGTAGAACGGACTGTGGTTCCGTACGGCCTTGAGGATGACCCGGCTTCCGTAGAGTTTTTTGGCTTCCAAATAGGTGGATGGCGTCATATAGGCGATGTCTGTTTTTCCGGTACCCAGGTCCCGGATGGCGCTTTCGAAATCCTTGGCTACGAGGATCTGGACCTTCTTTCCCAGTTCCTTCTGCAGGCGCCGCGCCAGCGGGGTGAACTTGATCTGCATCTTGACTTCAGACTCCAGGGGGACGACTCCCAGGACGATCGGCTTTTCCTCGGAGATGAAATGAAAATTGTGCACCTCTTTCTGCAGTTCCTCGTTATGAATGGCAAGAGAGCCGATCGCCGTATTCAAGTCGTCGGTCAGGTTCATGTTTTCTTCCGTAATAATCCGTATCCTTTCAATGGCCCGGCCGATCTGTTCGCTCCCTTTCCTGTGCTCCTGGATAGCCTTGTTGATCTCCTGGATCTTGTTGAAGAAGTTCTCGATCTCCGCACTGATGATCTTGCTTCCTTTGGTTTCCTCGTTCAGGGATTTTCTGAGTTCATGAGTGAATTCCCTGAGCTTCTCCACCATCTCCCGGATGATTCCTCCGCCCTTGCTTTGTTCATGGACTGCGGCCGTAATCTGGTGCACCATATGGTTGATGTTCTGAACCTCGGAGTCCACGTAGGCGACGGATTTCACCTGCTCGATGGCGGCGTTCTCGATCTTACATGACATGTCGCTTGCCTTCCTGGATTGATCCAGGATCAGCTCCAGGGCCCGTTTTGTCTCTTCGGACAGGGAAACCCCCTCCTTGACCTGCTTGACGCTCTGGCGCATGGCCTCGGAAACGCCCTTGGTTTCTTCCTGAACGCTCGAGATGACTTTCTCGATCTGTTCAATGGAGGAAGCGGTCCTTTCGGCCAGGGCCTTGATCTCATCGGCCACCACAGAGAACCCCTTTCCATATTCGCCGGCCTGCGCCGCAATGATGGATGCGTTCAATGCCAGAAGATTGGTCTGGTCGGCCACCTCGTCGATCACATTCAGGATATCTCCGATCTCTTCGGACCGTTGATTCAGGGATTGGATCATCCGGTCCGTGTCCTCGACCGTGCTCCGGATGCGGCTCATCCCCTCGATCGTTTTCTGTACGGCCATAATTCCCTTCTCGGAGGTTTCCGTGGTGTTCTTCTGAGATAGGGCCGCCGATTCCTTGGCCATTTGTTCCACTTCCTTGATGGATGCATTGATCTCGGAGACCGACGAAGTCGACGTATCCACCGAAGTGCTCAGTGAGTTCAGATTTTCCTGGATCTGTCCGATGGACACGACCATCTCGTTGATAGAGGATGATGAGTTATCCACCAGGCTCAGAAGTTCCTGAACCTGTCCCGAGATCTGATTGACGGAGCTGTCCATCCCCTGGATGGAACTCGACGACTCCTCGGCGGACCGCGTGAGGCTTTGCACATTGGATCCGATTTCATTCAGGGTGGCGTTCATCTCGAAGGCCGAGGAGGATGTCTCGTCCGTGGCATTGGCCTGGACCCGCGTCCCTTCATAGATCTCCATGTGGCAGTTGCGGATCAGGCGGGTGGCATTCTCGCAGTTGTCGGCGGAGGCCTCGATCTTGTTGAGGACTTCCTTGTGTTTTTCAAGAAAACAGTTGAAGAGATAGGCAATCTTGGGGAAGGGATAGATCGAACCGATCCAACCCCTGACATTCAAGGAAATCGTGCTCCCGAGGTCGAAGCGGTTCTGGTTCAGGAGGATCAGGTTATCCCGAAGGGTCAGGAGGCGCCTCCGTATCTCACCCGCGAAGAAATTCTCCAGCAGGATGACCAGCAGAAGGGCCGCCGCCGTCATGAAGAAAATCAGGATAGGAGAGAGAGGCCGGTATGCCATAAGCGCTGATAAGGCCGCCTCCTGAGCCTTCGAGGACGCTGTTTCCATATTCCCGACTTCATTCAGAAACCCTTGATAGGCGGCGGTGAGTTGATCGAAATGGATTTTGGAGATGTCCTGCTCAAGGAACGTGTCCGTTTCCGAAATACGGTCTTTCCACCTGTTCCAAGCGGACTCGCCGAGGCCGTTCAGAAAATCCTTGCTGCGGGATTCTTCAATCAGAGCAGCGGCCTGGTGAAGGGTTTTTCTCAGGTCCGAGATCAACGACGGGTTCGGGGCGCCGCCAAGCCTCTCGCCCAAGCCTTTCCATGTTTTATCAAGGGAAGAGAATTGGGATGCAAGGGTTTCATACTGCTCCACGGTTTGAATGCGTTTCTCCATCACCCTCGATGACTGCGTCTGCTGATAGCCGAGCCACAAAATGAGAGCGCAGAGGATCAAGAATGGAGCGGATGCTTTCAATCGTTCATTCATCTTCGGCATGGAAGGGTGCCCTCCTGATTTATACCTTGAATGTGTCAATTTCACTTTGCAGACGCTCAACCTTTTCAGCCATGTCGCTGATCGCTTGGGTCATCTCCTGAACCTGCTGGGCATTCCGTTCAGCGATCTGCTCGATGGTTTTGCTGTTGGACAGAACCTCCTGGGTCTTTTCCGTCTGAGACACGGTGAATTTCGAGATCTCCTGAGTTTTATAGTTGGTCTCTTCAATGGCCTTGGCGATCTGGCCGCTTCCCTTGGCCTGTTCCTGCATGGCCCGGCTGACATGATTGATCATTTCACGGATCCGCTCGGTGTTTTCAATAATCTGTTTGGATCCGACTTTCTGTTCCTGGGTTCCTTTGTTGATCTGGCGCAGAGATTCGGTGATCTTCTCCACCGCCTTCTTCACCATCTGGCTCCCCTTGCTCTGCTCGATGGCCGCATGGGCGATCTCATTGACCATGGTCCTGGAATGGTCCACGCTCTCCATCATCTGGAGGAGCGCCTCCTTGGCCTGCAGAGAGAGGTTCATTCCACGGGTGATGCTCCCGGAACTGACCTCCATGGACTGGACAGCCTCCTCAGCCTCTTTTTGGACGCTTCGGATGACTGCTGAAATATCCTTGGTGGAGGCTGCGGACCGTTCTGCGAGGGCCTTGATTTCATCGGCCACAACCGCGAAGCCTTTGCCGTGTTCTCCGGCCTGCGCCGCGATGATGGCCGCGTTCAGGGCCAGAAGATTGGTCTGGTCGGCCACCTCGTCGATGACCTTGAGGATCTTGCCGATCTGCACGGATTTTTCCCCGAGCCGCTTGATCACCCTGGCGGACTCTTCAAAGGTCTCTTTGATTTTGACCATTCCCTCCTGGGTCTGGGTCACGGCGGTCATCCCCCCCTCCGCCTTGGAGACGCTTTGTTCGGAAATCTTCAGGGAGTTCTTCGCGTTTTTCTCGACTTCCTGAATGGAACGATCAATCTCCTCGGTGAATGAAGCCGTCTGGTCCGCGTTGGAAGAAACGGAAACGATGTTGTTTGAAATCTCGTTGATGGAGCCGACCATCTCGGAAATCGAAGAGGAGGTTTCTTCCACGGCACTGGAGGCATGCTTGGCGTTTTCCGCGACCTCGTCGATGGAGGCGCTCATCTCTATGATGGAGGATGAGGCCTCCTCCGTATGTGACGCCAGATTTTTTGCATTGTCGGCGACCTGCCGGTTCATCTGGTCCATGGCGGTTATGGAGACGGAGATCTCCTGTAGGGATCCCCCCTGCTCCTCGGTTCCGGCATTCAATTTTTCCGTATTCCGGGAGATCATCCGGGACGATTCGGAGACGCTCTTCATGGTCTCTTTGATCTCCCGGACGATCCCCTGTATGTTGATGATGAAAGTATTCATCCAGTCGGCAAGTTCCTTGATTTCGTCATTAGATTGGACTTCGATATGTCTCGTGAGGTCCCCTTCTCCACCTGCAATATCCTTGAGGATATCCACCATGTGAGTGATCGGACGGGTGATCCCCTTGGAGAAAAGGATGGCGATGGCCGGAATCAGAATCAGACAGAAAACGCCCACCAGACTGAGTTGTCTGCCCAGATGGTAGACCGGCGCAAAGGCCGTGGCGCGGGGGATGGAGAGGATGACGGACCAGTCCGGCCCCTTCCCGTCCTTGTAGCCGGAGGCGTGCGCAAATCCGGAGAGATACGTCTTCCCGTCCCTGCCGGATTCCACCAGGAACCCCGCTCCGCCGGCCATGACCTTTTGAAGAAAGGGGTCGTCAGACGGAAAGAATTTCCGGACGGCGCCTTCGGCTGAGACGAACTGGAAGAGAACGCCGCCCTTATCATCAACGACAGTCAGACAGCCGTCTCTCAATTCTCCTTCTTTCCCCTCGTTCATGAGTCTAACTGCGCCGGAGAAGCTCTCCCAGCCGAACGTTGAGACAAGGACCCCGATAACCGAGGATCGGTCCGAGGCGTTATGGATCGGCTGGACGATGCCGATCAGGTTTTCCTGGGCGTTGCCCTGGGCATGGACAGGGCCTATATAAGGGACCCCCTCCATAACTCCCTTTTGGAACCAGGCCTCTTTTGAGACATCCATCCCGGTCCGGTACTTGTTTGCTGAAGCGATGACCACTCCCTTGGCGTTCACGCAGAAAAGCTCCCGGTAGAGCCCGGCATGCTTTTCGGAGATCTCCGAAAGGGACGAGGCGATCCTCCCGTCCGGGTCCCCCCTCAGGACGTCCTGCATCACGGCCGGACCGGCCCATGAGCGAAGGTCCGTGGAGCGTTCATAGAGGTCCCTGTCCATGGAATCGATGACGTACG contains:
- a CDS encoding chemotaxis protein CheR codes for the protein MFDQTYSMSDSTYRLMRELIYKFCGLTFDDNSKYFFEKRLSNRVSMHQLRDFQDYYYFLMYDKNRSDELSSIIDILTINETYFFREEQQLKAFSEEILQELKEKKMKQGDRSLRIWSAGCSTGEEPHTIAMLILESQLFSGWDVEIFASDISHRVLQVARKGEYGKSSFRTTKEEYIRRYFMDANDKKRIIDPVRKLVNFGYLNLFDSTKIFLLGKMDVIFCRNVIIYFDQEAKKNVISHFERQLNGGGYLLVGHSESLINLSTAFRLKHLKNDMVYQKP